In bacterium YEK0313, one genomic interval encodes:
- a CDS encoding Methyltransferase domain protein — MNRYVARIPMMVHCPEPMEFAIKDVLEGEYEADYDGIGLDILDIGANVGSFALWAAARWPGSHVRSFEPHPGTFDYLKRNTEGRRDITIVNAALFPGPARRATFVSRYAGDGESGLAAYSGDTFVAGHMAETYEVDVVDPASLPSADVVKIDIEGGEGDVLAHLDLSKTSLVLLEFQNRRNREQIRATLSGDFQILHDEECSWDPLLGYAGYRADLKGDAYGRIFAVRRNVTRMTRRPSIDR, encoded by the coding sequence GTGAACCGCTACGTCGCCCGCATTCCCATGATGGTGCATTGCCCCGAGCCCATGGAATTCGCCATCAAGGACGTGCTGGAAGGCGAATACGAGGCCGATTACGACGGTATCGGTCTCGATATTCTCGATATCGGCGCCAATGTCGGCTCCTTCGCGCTCTGGGCCGCAGCCCGCTGGCCGGGCAGCCATGTGCGCTCCTTCGAGCCGCATCCCGGCACCTTCGACTACCTGAAGCGCAACACCGAGGGCCGGCGCGACATCACCATCGTCAATGCGGCGCTGTTCCCCGGCCCCGCGCGGCGGGCGACCTTCGTCAGCCGCTATGCCGGCGACGGCGAATCCGGGCTCGCGGCCTATTCCGGCGACACCTTCGTCGCCGGCCACATGGCCGAGACCTACGAGGTCGACGTCGTCGATCCGGCGAGCCTGCCCTCGGCCGACGTCGTCAAGATCGACATCGAGGGTGGCGAGGGCGACGTGCTCGCCCATCTCGACCTGTCGAAGACCTCGCTGGTCCTGCTCGAATTCCAGAACCGCCGGAACCGCGAGCAGATCCGCGCGACCCTGTCCGGCGATTTCCAGATCCTGCACGACGAGGAATGTTCCTGGGATCCGCTGCTCGGCTATGCCGGCTATCGCGCCGACCTGAAGGGCGATGCCTATGGCCGCATCTTCGCGGTGCGCCGCAACGTGACGCGGATGACGCGGCGGCCGTCCATCGACCGGTGA